The Methanoplanus sp. FWC-SCC4 genome has a window encoding:
- the frhB gene encoding coenzyme F420 hydrogenase subunit beta, which translates to MVLGNYKTAVSARAADPEILKYSQDGGIVTQLFAYALEEGIIDGAIVAGPGDEPWKPEPVVATTKEELLAARGTRYTISPNMMLIKEATRSYGLDKVGIVGTPCQMQAVRKAQLYPMAMRKVPDKIALAIGIFCMENFPYQGLETIVEDHCKTKMESAVKMDIGKGKFSVYTERGALSQIPLAATHKYEQPGCHVCLDYVANLADVSTGSVGSPDGWSTVFVRTKKGEDVWTKAINAGYFETKDIADVKPGLDLVTKLATGKIDKNKKTLEERATMGVGKGLRNPYI; encoded by the coding sequence ATGGTACTCGGAAACTATAAAACAGCAGTGTCAGCACGTGCAGCAGATCCTGAGATTCTTAAATACTCTCAGGACGGAGGTATTGTAACCCAGCTCTTTGCATATGCACTTGAAGAAGGTATCATTGACGGAGCTATCGTGGCAGGACCTGGCGATGAGCCATGGAAACCCGAGCCTGTAGTTGCAACAACAAAGGAAGAGCTTCTTGCAGCACGCGGTACCCGCTACACAATCAGCCCTAACATGATGCTCATCAAAGAGGCAACACGTTCCTATGGTCTTGACAAAGTAGGTATTGTCGGAACACCATGTCAGATGCAGGCAGTCAGAAAAGCCCAGCTTTACCCTATGGCAATGCGCAAGGTTCCTGACAAGATTGCACTTGCAATCGGTATCTTCTGCATGGAAAACTTCCCATACCAGGGTCTTGAGACAATCGTCGAGGACCACTGCAAGACAAAGATGGAATCTGCGGTTAAGATGGACATTGGAAAGGGCAAGTTCTCTGTTTACACAGAGCGTGGTGCACTTTCACAGATCCCTCTTGCAGCAACACACAAATATGAGCAGCCCGGATGCCACGTATGTCTTGACTACGTAGCAAACCTTGCGGATGTTTCAACAGGATCTGTTGGCAGCCCTGACGGATGGAGCACAGTCTTTGTACGCACAAAGAAGGGTGAGGATGTCTGGACAAAGGCAATCAATGCAGGATACTTTGAGACAAAAGACATTGCAGACGTCAAACCTGGTCTTGACCTTGTCACAAAACTTGCTACAGGCAAGATCGACAAGAACAAAAAGACTCTGGAAGAGCGTGCAACAATGGGTGTCGGCAAAGGTCTGCGCAACCCATACATCTAA
- the frhG gene encoding coenzyme F420 hydrogenase subunit gamma yields the protein MGLLSRLKEIFTGEDKESGKKPVKIPVVDQEKSGPVKPVEETVEKPMVKPADVKTEQKLDGEIKEEKPVVNKITVGHVHMSGCTGCLVSLADNYEGLFKILDDYADLVYCLTLADVRHIPEMDVALVEGSVCLQDECSVREIKETREKAKVVVALGGCAAYGNITRFCRGGQWNQPQHESFVPIGDLIDVDLYIPSCPPGAEAIRNVCVMAYLLLQGTDEQKELAAAYLKPLMDLAKKGTEACGCDLMVDVINQGLCMGCGTCAASCPVRAITIEYGRPNIDREMCIKCGACYAQCPRSFFNFDVMNQFEGIIEAIDGAMGKGGE from the coding sequence ATGGGACTACTATCTCGACTTAAAGAGATCTTTACAGGCGAAGATAAGGAATCCGGGAAAAAGCCGGTGAAAATACCGGTTGTGGATCAGGAGAAGTCCGGGCCCGTGAAACCTGTGGAAGAAACCGTGGAAAAACCCATGGTGAAACCCGCTGATGTAAAGACAGAACAAAAGCTGGATGGAGAAATTAAGGAGGAAAAGCCTGTGGTAAACAAAATTACCGTTGGACACGTTCACATGTCCGGATGTACCGGATGTTTGGTGTCACTTGCAGATAATTATGAGGGGCTCTTCAAAATTCTGGATGATTATGCAGACCTCGTCTACTGTCTGACACTTGCAGATGTCAGGCACATCCCTGAAATGGATGTTGCATTGGTAGAGGGTTCAGTATGTCTTCAGGATGAGTGTTCCGTCAGAGAAATTAAGGAAACCAGGGAAAAGGCAAAAGTTGTCGTTGCCCTCGGTGGATGTGCAGCATATGGAAACATAACAAGATTCTGCCGTGGTGGTCAGTGGAACCAGCCCCAGCATGAGTCTTTCGTGCCAATCGGCGACCTGATTGATGTGGATCTTTATATCCCTTCATGCCCGCCGGGTGCAGAAGCAATCAGAAATGTCTGTGTAATGGCATACCTGCTCCTGCAGGGTACAGACGAGCAGAAAGAACTTGCAGCAGCATACTTAAAGCCGTTAATGGACCTTGCAAAGAAGGGAACAGAAGCCTGCGGATGCGACCTCATGGTGGATGTCATCAATCAGGGTCTCTGTATGGGATGCGGTACATGTGCAGCAAGCTGCCCTGTCCGTGCAATCACAATTGAATACGGAAGACCCAACATTGACCGTGAAATGTGCATAAAATGCGGTGCATGCTATGCACAGTGTCCACGCAGTTTCTTCAACTTCGATGTAATGAATCAGTTTGAAGGTATAATCGAAGCAATTGATGGTGCAATGGGCAAGGGAGGTGAGTGA
- the frhD gene encoding coenzyme F420-reducing hydrogenase, FrhD protein, which yields MSDWYAENMIVGCGNPLQTDDGFGPAAIAELKKLSLPENVKAMDAGLAGPHYLFTLMAQSDIPVKKMVILDIMDFGGEPGEITRVTPDVLPPGSYTDPHSWGLKEPLQILSERTEIVILGCQPESIDISQIDNESDEAEFWVTESVRKAIPKAVQLALTEIGVDYGTTIST from the coding sequence ATGTCAGACTGGTATGCTGAAAATATGATCGTCGGTTGCGGAAATCCGCTTCAGACTGACGACGGTTTTGGACCGGCAGCGATTGCCGAATTAAAAAAGCTGTCACTTCCTGAAAATGTAAAGGCTATGGATGCAGGCCTGGCAGGCCCTCATTATCTCTTCACACTCATGGCACAGTCCGATATACCTGTTAAAAAAATGGTTATACTGGATATAATGGACTTTGGCGGTGAGCCAGGGGAGATAACAAGAGTGACGCCGGATGTTCTTCCTCCGGGAAGCTATACCGATCCTCATTCATGGGGGTTAAAAGAGCCGCTTCAGATCCTTTCGGAAAGAACTGAAATAGTAATATTGGGTTGCCAGCCTGAGAGCATTGACATATCCCAGATTGATAACGAGTCTGATGAGGCCGAATTCTGGGTCACTGAAAGCGTTAGAAAGGCCATTCCTAAAGCAGTGCAGTTAGCACTGACAGAAATAGGGGTGGATTATGGGACTACTATCTCGACTTAA
- the frhA gene encoding coenzyme F420 hydrogenase subunit alpha, which translates to MSKVVEVSPTTRHEGHTKLVLKVNDDGIIERGDWLSITPVRGIEKLAIGKTMHQAPKISSRVCGICPIAHTLAGIEAMEGSIGCEIPDDAYLLRIILQCANRLHSHALHNILTLPDMYLPGTDTHINPFSKEEPVRSVALRIQRLREIGQTVGEIAGGEPIHPSNPRIGGMYKNISPRGKAKIYDLAKEAVGLAHDQMEFMITVLKDWENRGTASVAGSYEVEKDDKFGFHDQGYMAVDPLYASTNLDADPKWFPERWTEVRPWDWYMGEQEITLDDPNYPNHATTPAGGKAWPQVEACTAVPMYDGAPIEVGPRARLAMFRNYDKKGAMGLQIARQMEYPDCLYSMIEAVDALDTSGAVVADEIPQGDGSLGWAANEAPRGTDVHLAKVKDGRVQWYSLLVPTTWNFPVCSRALEGAPWQLAEVIVRAYDPCVSCATHMMVVDEKKKVVAQKLVQ; encoded by the coding sequence TTGTCGAAAGTTGTAGAGGTTTCCCCAACTACAAGGCATGAGGGTCACACCAAGCTCGTTTTGAAAGTCAATGATGACGGTATTATCGAGCGTGGAGACTGGCTCAGCATAACACCTGTAAGGGGTATTGAGAAACTCGCAATCGGAAAGACCATGCATCAGGCACCAAAGATTTCATCCCGTGTCTGTGGTATCTGCCCGATTGCGCACACTCTCGCAGGTATCGAAGCAATGGAAGGTTCCATCGGCTGTGAAATTCCTGACGATGCATACCTTCTTCGTATCATCCTGCAGTGTGCAAACAGGCTGCACAGCCACGCACTGCACAACATTCTAACTCTCCCTGACATGTACCTGCCAGGTACAGATACACACATCAACCCGTTCTCAAAGGAAGAACCTGTCCGCAGCGTTGCACTGCGTATCCAGAGACTCCGTGAGATCGGTCAGACTGTGGGAGAGATTGCAGGTGGAGAACCAATTCACCCAAGCAACCCAAGAATTGGTGGTATGTACAAGAACATCTCACCACGTGGAAAAGCAAAGATCTATGATCTTGCAAAAGAGGCAGTAGGTCTTGCACATGATCAGATGGAGTTCATGATAACAGTCCTGAAGGACTGGGAGAACCGTGGAACTGCATCTGTTGCAGGCAGCTACGAGGTCGAGAAGGATGACAAGTTTGGATTCCACGATCAGGGTTACATGGCAGTAGATCCGCTCTACGCAAGCACAAACCTTGACGCAGATCCAAAGTGGTTCCCTGAGCGCTGGACAGAAGTCAGACCATGGGACTGGTACATGGGCGAGCAGGAAATTACACTTGACGACCCGAACTATCCAAACCACGCCACAACACCTGCAGGTGGAAAGGCATGGCCACAGGTGGAAGCATGTACTGCTGTTCCGATGTATGACGGAGCACCTATCGAGGTAGGACCACGTGCACGTCTTGCAATGTTCCGCAACTATGACAAGAAAGGAGCAATGGGTCTTCAGATTGCACGTCAGATGGAATATCCGGACTGTTTATACAGCATGATCGAGGCAGTCGATGCACTTGACACTTCAGGAGCTGTAGTTGCAGACGAGATTCCACAGGGTGACGGCTCACTTGGATGGGCAGCAAACGAAGCACCACGTGGAACAGATGTACACCTTGCAAAAGTAAAGGACGGACGTGTCCAGTGGTATTCACTTCTTGTGCCGACCACATGGAACTTCCCTGTATGCAGCCGTGCACTTGAAGGCGCACCATGGCAGCTTGCAGAAGTTATTGTTCGTGCATACGACCCATGTGTATCATGTGCAACACACATGATGGTAGTGGATGAAAAGAAGAAGGTAGTGGCCCAGAAGCTTGTTCAGTGA
- the mptA gene encoding GTP cyclohydrolase MptA yields the protein MELPDTQSTLPEVRINLTRVGVKNVKKLVEVARPGKRPVIFISNFDVFVDLPSSLKGANMSRNFEVIDEVLQQTVQGEVNGIEDVCNSVARKLLDHHEYADRTEVRMTSTFMVRRETPVSKTGCDEVVKVVASAVARRNGSDPIVRKSIGAQVTGITACPCAQNIMKEIAHNKLIDLGVEHDKIEKFLSEVPMATHNQRGQGFLCIETDDDQRVDLEQIISVLKDSMSAKIYELLKRGDESHVVFSAHKNARFVEDCVREMAKHVLTDFSFLPGDSLVTIRQTNEESIHQHDAYAERKATIAELRAELNETA from the coding sequence ATGGAATTACCTGATACCCAATCTACTTTGCCGGAAGTTCGCATCAACCTTACAAGAGTCGGTGTGAAAAACGTAAAGAAGTTAGTCGAAGTTGCAAGACCTGGCAAACGTCCTGTTATCTTTATTTCAAATTTTGATGTTTTTGTGGACCTGCCAAGCAGTCTTAAAGGCGCAAACATGTCACGCAATTTCGAAGTAATTGACGAAGTACTGCAGCAGACCGTTCAGGGTGAAGTCAACGGAATAGAGGATGTCTGCAATTCAGTAGCAAGAAAACTGCTTGATCATCACGAGTACGCAGACAGGACAGAGGTCAGAATGACCAGCACTTTCATGGTACGTCGCGAGACCCCTGTTTCAAAGACCGGGTGCGATGAAGTCGTAAAGGTTGTCGCAAGTGCGGTTGCAAGAAGAAACGGTTCTGATCCTATTGTCAGGAAGAGCATTGGTGCCCAGGTAACCGGCATTACCGCCTGTCCCTGTGCCCAGAACATCATGAAAGAGATTGCCCACAACAAATTAATCGATCTTGGTGTTGAGCACGACAAGATAGAGAAGTTCCTCTCTGAAGTTCCTATGGCCACACACAACCAGCGTGGACAGGGCTTTTTGTGCATCGAGACTGATGACGATCAGCGTGTCGATCTCGAACAGATTATTTCAGTTCTGAAGGATTCGATGAGTGCAAAGATCTACGAACTCCTAAAACGTGGTGATGAGAGTCATGTTGTATTCTCAGCTCATAAAAATGCAAGGTTTGTCGAGGACTGTGTCCGTGAGATGGCAAAGCACGTTCTGACAGACTTCTCGTTCCTGCCCGGTGATTCACTGGTCACTATAAGACAGACAAACGAAGAGAGTATCCATCAGCATGATGCATACGCCGAAAGAAAAGCCACGATCGCGGAACTTCGTGCAGAACTTAACGAAACGGCTTAA